A single genomic interval of Microbulbifer variabilis harbors:
- the dnaB gene encoding replicative DNA helicase translates to MIDEYATPEEEIHSEESSPLPHSVEAEQSVLGGLMLDPGRIDAVAEQLSEEDFFTASHRKIFAVMGELSNGEQPLDIVTLAEGLASRDLLGEVGGPAYLAELAENTPSAANIVAYAKIVRERSMLRQLIAAAGEISRTSFNPGGLASADLLQMAERRVAEIAEGRAKEGGFVGVDSLLKKTVERIDELFKTEGDITGLSTGLTELDQRTSGWQPGELVILAARPSMGKTALALNFIESAMLSQERPTLVFSMEMPSDSLVMRMLSSIGRIDQGRIRNGKLQEEDWPKLSSAVQKMKGKALYIDDTPALSPSEVRARTKRTVRDHTNKLMRENPRMSREDAEAKSLPAMIMVDYLQLMQVKGSTEGRTQEISEISRSLKALAKEYDCPVVALSQLNRGVEQRPNKRPMNSDLRESGAIEQDADVILFIYRDEYYNEDSPDKGLAELIIGKQRNGEIGTCRAAFIGKYTRFDNLAPEYYQGE, encoded by the coding sequence ATGATCGACGAATACGCTACCCCCGAAGAAGAAATCCACAGTGAAGAGAGTTCACCGCTGCCGCATTCGGTAGAGGCGGAACAATCGGTGCTGGGGGGCCTGATGCTGGATCCGGGCCGCATCGATGCGGTTGCCGAGCAGCTGAGTGAAGAGGACTTCTTTACCGCCAGCCACCGCAAGATCTTCGCGGTAATGGGCGAGCTGAGCAATGGTGAGCAGCCGCTGGATATCGTTACTCTCGCCGAAGGCCTCGCCAGTCGCGACCTCCTCGGCGAGGTGGGCGGTCCGGCCTATCTGGCGGAACTGGCCGAGAACACTCCCTCCGCCGCGAATATCGTCGCCTATGCCAAGATAGTGCGCGAGCGCTCCATGTTGCGCCAGCTGATTGCCGCCGCCGGTGAAATCAGCCGTACCAGTTTCAATCCCGGTGGCCTGGCCTCCGCCGATCTGCTGCAGATGGCTGAGCGCCGTGTGGCGGAAATTGCCGAGGGACGCGCCAAAGAGGGCGGTTTCGTCGGTGTGGATAGCCTGCTAAAGAAAACCGTCGAGCGCATCGATGAGCTGTTTAAAACTGAAGGCGATATCACCGGCCTCAGTACCGGCCTGACCGAATTGGATCAGCGCACCTCCGGCTGGCAGCCTGGGGAACTGGTGATCCTTGCAGCACGTCCTTCTATGGGCAAGACCGCGCTGGCACTGAATTTTATCGAGAGTGCCATGCTCAGCCAGGAGCGCCCGACCCTGGTCTTCAGTATGGAAATGCCGTCTGACAGCCTGGTAATGCGGATGTTGTCTTCAATCGGTCGTATCGACCAGGGTCGTATCCGAAATGGCAAGCTGCAGGAAGAGGATTGGCCCAAACTTTCCAGCGCCGTACAAAAAATGAAGGGCAAAGCCCTGTATATCGACGATACGCCTGCGCTCAGCCCCAGTGAGGTGCGCGCGCGCACCAAGCGCACCGTGCGCGATCACACCAATAAGTTGATGCGCGAAAATCCGCGTATGAGTCGCGAGGATGCCGAGGCCAAGAGCCTGCCGGCGATGATTATGGTGGACTACCTGCAGCTGATGCAGGTGAAGGGCTCTACTGAGGGCCGCACCCAGGAAATTTCCGAAATCTCGCGCTCTCTCAAGGCATTGGCGAAAGAATACGACTGCCCGGTAGTCGCCCTGTCGCAGCTCAACCGCGGTGTGGAGCAGCGCCCCAATAAGCGGCCGATGAACTCGGACCTGCGGGAATCCGGGGCGATCGAGCAGGATGCCGACGTGATTTTGTTTATCTATCGCGATGAGTACTACAACGAGGACAGCCCGGATAAGGGGCTGGCAGAGCTGATTATCGGTAAACAGCGTAACGGTGAGATAGGCACCTGTCGCGCGGCATTTATCGGTAAATATACGCGCTTCGATAACCTGGCACCGGAATATTATCAGGGCGAGTAG
- a CDS encoding winged helix-turn-helix domain-containing protein, with protein sequence MLSEQQVRALVLERQFIHSPWNEGLPALVAHLGALQLDAIQRITRAHHHQLYNRLPRYREPDLAEAEQRREIFEYWSHAAAYMSMEHYPYARVRMDRIRSGQRHWYEKNAKLCRYVLDRVGAEGPLRASDFVRTKSGWWEWSDEKKALEQLFHEGELMVSHRVGFQKVFDLPGRVLPANTPISAATELEYGCHLVRTFLGCQGIGRPEEVAYLRREDKPLIQRAIENMLATGELTSHGKELMLTEQLEQSPARPARKVRLLSPFDPLILQRKRLSRLFEFDYQLECYVPAAKRRYGYFCLPILYGDRFVGLVDLKADRDAGALRIETLHWLEKPGVSLEASFHRALGQFARFHGLESAAALTA encoded by the coding sequence ATGTTGTCAGAGCAACAGGTCCGCGCACTGGTGCTGGAGCGTCAGTTTATCCACAGCCCCTGGAACGAGGGGCTCCCCGCCTTAGTAGCGCATCTCGGCGCGCTGCAACTGGATGCCATTCAGCGCATTACCCGTGCACACCACCACCAGCTGTACAACCGTTTGCCCCGTTACCGTGAGCCAGACTTAGCCGAAGCGGAACAGCGCCGCGAAATTTTCGAATACTGGTCCCACGCCGCCGCCTATATGTCGATGGAGCACTACCCCTATGCTCGGGTGCGTATGGATCGTATCCGCTCTGGGCAGCGCCACTGGTATGAGAAGAATGCCAAACTGTGCCGCTATGTGCTGGATCGGGTAGGCGCTGAGGGACCATTGCGGGCCAGTGATTTTGTACGCACCAAAAGTGGTTGGTGGGAGTGGTCCGATGAAAAGAAAGCGCTGGAGCAGTTGTTTCACGAGGGTGAGCTGATGGTCAGCCACCGAGTGGGTTTTCAAAAGGTCTTTGATCTCCCAGGGCGGGTATTGCCGGCAAATACGCCGATCAGCGCCGCTACCGAACTGGAATACGGCTGCCACTTGGTACGCACTTTTCTTGGCTGCCAGGGCATTGGCCGCCCTGAGGAAGTCGCCTATCTACGTCGCGAAGACAAGCCCCTGATTCAGCGGGCCATCGAAAATATGCTTGCCACTGGTGAGCTGACTTCTCATGGCAAAGAGTTGATGCTGACAGAGCAGCTGGAGCAGAGTCCGGCGCGGCCAGCGCGCAAGGTGCGACTGTTATCGCCTTTCGATCCACTGATACTACAGCGCAAGCGCCTGAGCCGGCTATTTGAATTTGATTACCAGTTGGAGTGCTATGTCCCTGCAGCCAAGCGCCGCTATGGCTACTTCTGTCTGCCGATTTTATACGGCGATCGTTTTGTAGGATTGGTGGACTTGAAGGCCGATCGGGATGCGGGAGCACTGCGTATCGAGACTCTGCATTGGTTGGAAAAGCCCGGTGTCTCGCTGGAGGCGAGCTTTCACCGGGCCTTGGGTCAGTTCGCCCGCTTTCACGGGCTGGAAAGTGCGGCGGCGCTTACAGCTTGA
- a CDS encoding DUF6515 family protein has protein sequence MNKLNLFLGASAFFALAAFAFSPSADARGYDRWGDHHHHRGGGYYRGPRVSVGFIAPVLPRGHVRVAVGGRPYYYQGGHFYRHGPRGYVVVSAPLGASVVTLPSRAVPVQVGGVTYYQYADAYYQWMPASRTYVVVAPPAPVAVVPAPVPVVTVPAPVAATPAPAQAPTVAPATVPATPDPGPEGFQPGQVVETLPKGYAAEVINGIQYYRYGGNYFMPTQRDGQEVYVVVKL, from the coding sequence GTGAATAAGCTGAATCTATTTCTTGGCGCCAGTGCCTTCTTTGCACTGGCGGCTTTTGCCTTTAGTCCATCTGCAGACGCCCGTGGCTACGATCGCTGGGGCGACCACCACCATCACCGAGGTGGTGGCTACTATCGCGGCCCCCGTGTTTCTGTTGGGTTTATCGCACCCGTATTGCCCAGAGGCCATGTTCGTGTTGCCGTAGGCGGGCGCCCCTATTATTACCAAGGCGGACACTTCTATCGCCATGGCCCAAGGGGCTATGTCGTCGTTAGTGCACCGCTGGGCGCTTCAGTGGTAACACTGCCAAGCAGAGCCGTGCCGGTGCAAGTGGGCGGCGTAACCTACTACCAATACGCCGATGCCTATTACCAGTGGATGCCAGCTTCCCGTACTTATGTGGTTGTGGCGCCTCCCGCACCGGTGGCGGTTGTTCCAGCTCCGGTACCAGTGGTTACGGTTCCAGCACCAGTCGCTGCAACTCCGGCGCCTGCACAAGCTCCAACTGTGGCACCGGCAACAGTCCCCGCAACACCGGACCCAGGCCCAGAAGGCTTCCAGCCTGGTCAGGTGGTGGAGACGCTGCCCAAAGGCTACGCGGCTGAAGTGATCAATGGCATTCAGTACTACCGCTATGGCGGCAACTACTTTATGCCGACCCAGCGCGATGGCCAGGAAGTCTATGTGGTGGTCAAGCTGTAA
- the speB gene encoding agmatinase, producing the protein MQPENDYPIFLGSEIEQPKPEDAFFHIIPIPYEETVSYGGGTGKGPASILEASWQLETFDNFSSPCELGIYTRPPVEVRSDAEQVMHNIAAATQEVLALGKMPVGIGGEHSVTWGIIKGLLDAGETDFGVVQIDAHADLRDRYEGHKHSHASVMRLVVEAGVPLFQLGIRAYCEEEMQARKDYNVGYLDAHQLVPNNVQEFQLPENFPKKVFFTLDVDGMDPSVFPSTGTPVPGGLGWYQTLNLFESVARQRQIIGFDVLEFAPIDGFHAYDFAAAQLMYKLMGIIQRNR; encoded by the coding sequence ATGCAGCCAGAAAACGATTACCCAATTTTCCTGGGCTCCGAAATCGAGCAACCCAAGCCCGAGGACGCCTTCTTTCATATCATCCCCATCCCCTATGAGGAGACTGTTTCCTACGGTGGCGGCACCGGCAAGGGCCCGGCCTCTATCCTTGAGGCCTCCTGGCAGTTGGAAACTTTCGACAATTTCTCCTCACCCTGTGAGCTGGGTATCTACACCCGCCCGCCAGTCGAAGTGCGCAGTGATGCAGAGCAGGTCATGCACAATATCGCCGCAGCGACTCAGGAGGTATTAGCGTTGGGCAAGATGCCAGTGGGCATCGGCGGCGAACACTCGGTGACCTGGGGCATTATCAAAGGCCTGCTGGATGCCGGTGAAACCGACTTCGGCGTGGTACAGATCGACGCCCACGCCGATCTGCGCGACCGCTATGAGGGCCACAAGCACAGCCACGCCAGCGTGATGCGCCTGGTGGTAGAGGCCGGCGTGCCCTTGTTCCAGTTGGGGATTCGCGCCTACTGCGAAGAAGAGATGCAGGCGCGCAAGGATTACAACGTCGGCTATCTGGACGCCCATCAGCTAGTGCCCAACAACGTGCAGGAATTCCAGCTGCCAGAAAACTTCCCCAAGAAAGTCTTCTTTACTCTGGATGTAGATGGCATGGACCCTTCGGTGTTTCCCTCTACCGGCACTCCAGTACCCGGCGGTCTGGGCTGGTACCAGACCCTCAACCTGTTCGAATCCGTGGCGCGCCAACGCCAGATTATCGGTTTTGACGTACTGGAATTCGCGCCAATTGACGGCTTCCACGCCTATGATTTCGCCGCTGCCCAGCTGATGTACAAACTGATGGGGATTATTCAGCGCAACCGCTGA
- the nspC gene encoding carboxynorspermidine decarboxylase — protein MDLTPRLDYFGHFDPYRVPSPCFVVDEIALRDNLALLADVQKRSGAKVLAALKAFSMFSTGPIVAEYLSGTCASGLFEAKLGFEEYGGRDQGKEVHVFSAGYKEDELREILQFAHHVIFNSFSQWKRYRELCLDMQRQRPELRFGLRINPEHSEGHTDLYDPCAPCSRLGIVRSLFEGESLEGISGLHFHTLCEQDFKPLERTIAAVEEKFGDLIPQMEWINFGGGHHITRRDYQVDELVSAVRSFSEKYDVQVYLEPGEAISLFSGILVTEVVDTAWNGQNQAILDASATCHMPDVLEMPYRPEITGAARPGELPHTYRLGGQSCLAGDSIGEYSFHNPLRVGERLVFEEMAYYTMVKTNTFNGIPLPSIALWNSETDDLKIIKSFGYEDFKERLS, from the coding sequence ATGGATCTCACTCCCCGCCTAGACTACTTCGGACACTTTGACCCCTACCGCGTACCCTCTCCTTGTTTCGTGGTCGATGAAATCGCCTTGCGCGACAACCTGGCACTACTGGCCGATGTGCAGAAACGCAGTGGCGCCAAAGTATTGGCCGCATTGAAAGCGTTCTCCATGTTCAGCACCGGTCCAATTGTTGCTGAATATCTGTCGGGCACCTGTGCCAGTGGCCTGTTTGAGGCGAAACTCGGCTTTGAAGAGTACGGCGGGCGCGACCAGGGCAAGGAAGTCCATGTATTCAGCGCCGGCTATAAGGAAGATGAACTGCGCGAAATTCTGCAGTTCGCCCACCACGTGATCTTCAACTCCTTTTCCCAATGGAAGCGTTACCGGGAACTGTGCCTGGATATGCAAAGGCAGCGCCCGGAGCTGCGCTTTGGTCTGCGTATCAACCCCGAACATTCCGAAGGCCACACCGATCTCTACGACCCCTGCGCACCCTGCTCACGGCTCGGTATCGTGCGTTCACTGTTTGAGGGTGAGTCGCTGGAGGGCATTAGTGGCCTGCACTTCCACACCTTGTGCGAGCAGGACTTTAAACCGCTGGAGCGCACCATCGCTGCCGTGGAAGAGAAATTTGGCGACCTGATCCCGCAGATGGAGTGGATCAATTTCGGCGGTGGCCACCATATCACCCGCCGTGATTACCAGGTCGACGAGCTGGTTAGCGCTGTGCGCAGCTTCTCTGAAAAATATGACGTGCAGGTCTACCTGGAGCCAGGCGAGGCCATTTCCCTGTTCTCCGGCATCCTGGTGACAGAAGTGGTGGATACCGCCTGGAATGGCCAGAACCAGGCCATTCTCGACGCCTCCGCCACCTGCCATATGCCGGATGTTCTGGAGATGCCCTACCGGCCGGAAATCACCGGTGCCGCGCGCCCCGGCGAGCTGCCCCACACCTACCGCCTGGGCGGGCAGAGCTGTCTGGCCGGGGACAGTATCGGCGAGTACAGCTTCCACAACCCCCTCAGGGTGGGGGAGCGCTTGGTATTCGAGGAAATGGCCTACTACACCATGGTGAAGACCAATACTTTCAATGGTATCCCTCTGCCGTCCATCGCCCTGTGGAACTCGGAGACCGATGACCTGAAGATAATCAAAAGCTTCGGTTACGAGGACTTCAAAGAGCGCCTCTCCTGA
- a CDS encoding saccharopine dehydrogenase family protein produces MANVLIIGAGGVGQVVAHKCAQVPEVFENITLASRTKSKCDKIAKMLPRKIDTAEVDADNVPELVKLIEKVKPDMIINVALPYQDLHIMDACLETGVHYLDTANYEPPEEAKFEYKWQWAYQEKFEKAGLMALLGSGFDPGVTSVFTAYAKKHHFDRIHTLDILDCNAGDHGLPFATNFNPEINIREITANGRYWENGQWVTTKPMEEKRVFNFPEGIGDKDIYLLYHEELESLSKHFPEIERARFWMTFGESYLKHLEVLQNVGMTGIEPVQFQGQEIVPIQFLKAMLPDPASLGPLTKGKTCIGNIIRGSKDGEEKIYYVYNTCDHQDCYKEVQSQAISYTTGVPAMIGAKMMLEGKWMKPGVWNMEQMDPDPFMDDLNKYGLPWQETWLDKPFQ; encoded by the coding sequence ATGGCCAACGTACTGATCATCGGCGCCGGCGGCGTCGGCCAGGTAGTTGCGCACAAGTGCGCACAAGTTCCTGAAGTATTTGAAAACATCACTCTCGCCAGCCGCACCAAGAGCAAGTGCGACAAGATCGCGAAGATGTTGCCGCGGAAAATTGATACCGCCGAAGTCGATGCGGATAACGTACCCGAACTGGTCAAGCTGATCGAAAAAGTGAAGCCGGACATGATCATCAATGTGGCCCTGCCCTACCAGGACCTGCACATCATGGATGCCTGCCTGGAAACCGGCGTGCACTACCTGGACACCGCCAACTACGAGCCGCCGGAAGAGGCCAAGTTCGAGTACAAGTGGCAGTGGGCCTACCAGGAGAAGTTCGAGAAAGCCGGCCTGATGGCCCTGCTCGGCAGCGGTTTTGACCCCGGTGTGACCAGCGTATTTACCGCCTACGCCAAGAAGCACCACTTCGATCGTATCCACACCCTGGATATTCTCGACTGCAACGCCGGCGACCACGGCCTGCCTTTCGCCACCAACTTCAACCCGGAAATCAATATCCGCGAGATTACCGCCAACGGCCGCTATTGGGAAAATGGCCAGTGGGTAACCACCAAGCCGATGGAAGAGAAGCGTGTCTTCAACTTCCCCGAAGGCATCGGCGACAAAGACATCTACCTGCTGTACCACGAAGAGCTGGAGTCCCTGTCCAAGCACTTCCCTGAAATCGAGCGCGCGCGCTTCTGGATGACTTTTGGTGAAAGCTACCTGAAGCATCTCGAAGTACTGCAAAACGTCGGTATGACCGGCATCGAACCGGTGCAGTTCCAAGGCCAGGAAATTGTGCCCATTCAGTTCCTCAAGGCGATGCTGCCAGACCCCGCCAGCCTGGGCCCGCTGACCAAAGGCAAGACCTGCATCGGCAACATTATCCGCGGCAGCAAAGACGGCGAAGAGAAGATCTACTACGTCTACAACACCTGCGATCACCAGGATTGCTACAAAGAGGTACAGTCCCAGGCCATCTCCTACACCACTGGAGTACCGGCAATGATCGGCGCCAAGATGATGCTGGAAGGCAAGTGGATGAAGCCCGGCGTGTGGAACATGGAGCAGATGGACCCGGACCCCTTTATGGACGACCTGAACAAGTACGGCCTGCCCTGGCAGGAAACCTGGCTGGATAAGCCCTTCCAGTAA
- the speA gene encoding biosynthetic arginine decarboxylase — MKQQQVKNWTCDDSAELYGIRNWGAGYFDLNQDGEVSVLVEGPKGESQSVSLMEIARGATERGLGMPLLLRIENLLDAQIARINESFARAIEDCGYGNVFRGVFPIKVNQQCQVIEEIASAGRRFNHGLEAGSKAELIAALSILDNTESLIICNGYKDEEFINLGLQAQRLGVQIFFVVETPSEVETIIRCAEREQVRPNIGARVKLASKVGGYWNATSGDRSIFGLGSNDLIAMVDQLRSHNMLDCLKLLHYHLGSQVPNIRDIRTGVLEACRYYADLVEEGAPMGYLDLGGGLAVDYDGTKTNYTHSKNYSLDEYCVDVVEAIMGTLDSEGVAHPVIITESGRATVAYSSVLLFDVLDTTRFEPVELEHTKISDGDHQMLLNLQDAVSSITPKNLQESYNDALYYRDEVRSLYLHGQVSLRERANAENLFLQGAQEIRALLDEAEVIPADLQALPEVLSDIYYANVSVFQSIPDMWAIDQVFPLLPIHRLDEAPTRSGIIADITCDCDGKIDRFIGREKEQKTLPLHELKDGEDYILGTFLVGAYQETLGDLHNLFGDTNVVSVRIQEDGSIDFSHEIHGDSISDVLSYVEYQPKELFERFRRLAERAVKQGLITAAQRKQILHTYTASMSGYTYFEK, encoded by the coding sequence ATGAAACAGCAACAAGTAAAAAACTGGACCTGCGACGATTCTGCCGAACTTTACGGCATCCGCAACTGGGGCGCCGGCTATTTCGATTTAAATCAAGACGGTGAAGTTTCGGTCCTGGTCGAGGGTCCCAAAGGGGAATCCCAAAGTGTCTCTCTGATGGAGATCGCCCGCGGCGCCACCGAGCGCGGCCTGGGCATGCCCTTACTACTGCGCATTGAAAATCTGCTCGATGCACAGATCGCCCGCATTAATGAATCCTTTGCCCGCGCCATCGAAGATTGCGGCTACGGTAATGTTTTTCGCGGGGTCTTCCCGATCAAAGTCAACCAGCAATGCCAGGTGATCGAGGAGATCGCCAGCGCCGGCCGCCGTTTTAACCACGGCCTGGAGGCTGGCAGCAAGGCGGAGCTGATCGCTGCACTGTCCATTCTGGACAACACCGAATCTCTGATCATCTGTAACGGCTACAAGGACGAGGAATTTATCAACCTCGGCCTGCAGGCGCAGCGCCTGGGTGTACAGATTTTCTTCGTGGTAGAAACGCCCTCGGAAGTGGAAACCATCATCCGCTGCGCAGAGCGCGAGCAGGTGCGCCCCAATATCGGCGCGCGGGTGAAACTCGCCTCCAAGGTGGGCGGCTACTGGAACGCCACCAGTGGCGACCGCAGCATTTTCGGCCTGGGCAGTAACGACCTGATTGCCATGGTCGACCAGCTGCGCAGCCACAATATGCTCGACTGCCTCAAGCTGCTGCACTACCACCTGGGCTCGCAGGTACCGAATATTCGCGATATTCGCACTGGAGTGTTGGAAGCTTGCCGCTACTACGCCGATCTGGTGGAAGAAGGCGCTCCCATGGGCTATCTGGACTTGGGCGGTGGCTTGGCGGTGGACTACGACGGCACCAAGACCAACTACACCCACTCCAAGAACTATTCCCTCGACGAGTATTGCGTGGATGTCGTGGAGGCCATTATGGGGACTCTCGACAGTGAAGGGGTTGCCCACCCGGTGATTATCACCGAGTCCGGCCGCGCTACCGTGGCCTACTCCTCAGTGCTTTTGTTCGATGTGCTCGACACCACCCGCTTCGAACCGGTGGAACTGGAGCACACCAAGATCAGCGACGGCGATCACCAGATGTTGCTCAATCTGCAGGATGCGGTGAGTAGCATCACCCCCAAAAACCTTCAGGAGAGCTACAACGACGCCCTTTATTATCGCGACGAAGTGCGTTCTTTGTACCTGCACGGCCAGGTGAGCCTGCGCGAGCGCGCCAATGCGGAGAACCTGTTCCTGCAGGGTGCCCAGGAAATTCGCGCACTCCTCGACGAAGCCGAAGTAATACCCGCTGACCTGCAGGCCCTGCCAGAGGTGCTGTCGGATATCTACTACGCCAATGTGAGCGTCTTCCAGTCGATCCCGGATATGTGGGCCATCGACCAGGTATTCCCGCTACTGCCGATCCATCGCCTGGACGAGGCGCCGACCCGCTCGGGTATCATCGCCGACATCACTTGCGACTGCGACGGGAAGATCGACCGCTTTATCGGTCGCGAGAAGGAGCAGAAAACCCTGCCCCTGCACGAACTGAAAGACGGCGAGGACTATATCCTCGGAACCTTCCTGGTGGGGGCCTACCAGGAAACTCTGGGCGATTTGCACAACCTGTTTGGCGATACCAACGTGGTGAGTGTACGTATCCAGGAGGACGGCAGTATCGACTTCAGCCATGAGATTCACGGCGACAGTATTTCCGACGTGCTGAGTTACGTAGAATATCAACCCAAAGAACTTTTCGAGCGTTTCCGCCGCCTGGCGGAGCGCGCTGTGAAACAGGGGTTGATCACCGCTGCCCAGCGCAAGCAGATTCTGCATACCTATACCGCCAGCATGAGCGGTTACACCTACTTCGAAAAGTAA
- a CDS encoding DUF6515 family protein, whose translation MRHLTTAIAAAGLLLLATPAISEVHRGHQRAMDHDHHGQGRAHREQRHMERDRHHNRKHEREHRREERRQRKEARRERREERRHRREVRHAYKDGYSDGYSRGHRTGHRHEHRAVHRPHYRRGHHGHRPRWRPAHYGYGYSWRHLPQNFVSVSIGATGFYYSEGIFYRPASHGYVVTRPPHGAIVHSLPASALTVVVGGYNYYVAYDTYYRWDDRRRGYRVVPNPGLF comes from the coding sequence ATGAGACACCTCACTACTGCCATCGCCGCCGCGGGCCTATTGCTCCTGGCAACCCCTGCCATATCCGAAGTACATAGGGGACACCAGCGGGCAATGGACCACGATCACCACGGACAGGGAAGAGCCCATCGCGAGCAGCGTCACATGGAACGCGACAGACATCATAATCGCAAGCACGAGAGAGAACATCGTAGAGAAGAGCGCAGACAGCGCAAGGAAGCACGCAGAGAGCGTAGAGAGGAGCGCAGACATCGCCGAGAAGTCCGCCACGCTTACAAAGATGGTTACTCCGATGGCTATAGCCGCGGCCACCGCACAGGCCACCGGCACGAGCACCGCGCGGTGCACAGACCCCATTATCGCCGTGGACACCATGGGCATCGTCCTCGCTGGCGCCCGGCACATTACGGCTACGGCTACAGCTGGCGCCACCTACCGCAAAATTTTGTCAGTGTCAGCATCGGCGCCACCGGCTTCTACTATAGCGAAGGTATTTTCTACCGCCCGGCTTCTCACGGCTATGTGGTAACCCGTCCGCCCCACGGCGCCATCGTGCATAGCTTACCGGCCTCGGCCCTGACAGTGGTTGTCGGTGGCTACAACTACTACGTAGCCTACGACACCTATTACCGCTGGGATGACCGGCGACGCGGCTACCGCGTTGTGCCCAATCCCGGACTGTTTTAA
- the panC gene encoding pantoate--beta-alanine ligase has protein sequence MQVFHHVASLREALAKARADGKTVGFVPTMGNLHDAHIELVKLAQQHCDLVVVSIFVNRLQFGLNEDWDKYPRTMERDMARLREAECDFLFHPDENEIYPNGMDQQTRVVCPAMTDVLCGASRPGHFEGVTTVVSKLFNIVQPDKAVFGIKDFQQLAVIRRMVEDLCIPVEIIAAPVHRESDGLALSSRNGYITADERPKVAVLNQSLNWVKDEIVGGRRDFADLEKEARQRIEDTGFRVDYFSICYSKDLQPAADDDKQITILGAMYTSAARLIDNVSLEL, from the coding sequence ATGCAAGTCTTCCACCACGTAGCCAGCCTGCGCGAGGCGCTGGCCAAAGCCCGAGCAGACGGCAAGACCGTGGGCTTCGTGCCCACCATGGGCAATCTGCACGACGCCCATATCGAGCTGGTCAAGTTGGCCCAGCAGCACTGCGACCTAGTAGTGGTATCGATCTTCGTCAACCGCCTGCAGTTTGGCCTGAATGAGGATTGGGACAAATATCCGCGCACTATGGAGCGGGATATGGCCCGGTTGCGCGAAGCCGAGTGCGATTTCCTGTTCCACCCGGATGAGAACGAGATTTATCCCAACGGTATGGACCAGCAGACCCGCGTAGTTTGCCCGGCCATGACCGATGTGCTTTGTGGCGCGAGTCGCCCCGGTCACTTCGAAGGGGTGACGACGGTAGTCTCCAAGCTGTTTAATATTGTGCAGCCGGACAAGGCCGTATTTGGCATCAAGGACTTCCAGCAATTGGCGGTGATTCGCCGTATGGTCGAGGACCTGTGTATTCCGGTGGAAATCATTGCTGCGCCGGTACACCGCGAGAGCGACGGTCTGGCTCTGAGCTCGCGCAATGGCTATATCACTGCCGATGAGCGTCCCAAGGTGGCGGTGCTCAACCAGTCACTGAATTGGGTTAAAGATGAAATCGTGGGTGGGCGCCGGGATTTTGCCGACCTGGAAAAAGAGGCGCGCCAGCGTATCGAAGACACTGGCTTCCGCGTCGACTATTTCTCCATCTGCTACAGCAAGGACTTACAGCCGGCGGCTGATGACGATAAACAAATTACGATTCTGGGGGCGATGTACACCAGTGCCGCGCGCCTGATCGACAACGTATCCCTGGAACTCTGA
- the panD gene encoding aspartate 1-decarboxylase produces the protein MQIEMLKCKLHMAAVTQAELWYDGSCAIDEDLVELAGLREFEKIDIYNVSNGERFHTYVILAERGSGIISMNGAAARRVQVGDRIIIASYAQMTEAEADSHKPKLVYLDESNKVERSTNTIPVQLAEA, from the coding sequence ATGCAAATTGAAATGTTGAAGTGCAAACTGCATATGGCCGCGGTGACCCAGGCCGAACTCTGGTATGACGGCTCCTGCGCAATTGATGAAGATCTGGTAGAGCTGGCCGGTCTGCGCGAATTCGAAAAAATCGATATTTACAACGTGAGCAACGGTGAGCGCTTTCACACCTATGTGATTCTGGCCGAGCGCGGCTCCGGTATTATCTCCATGAATGGTGCCGCTGCCCGCCGTGTACAAGTTGGCGATCGTATTATTATCGCTTCCTATGCCCAGATGACAGAGGCAGAGGCCGATAGCCACAAGCCCAAGCTGGTCTACCTGGATGAAAGCAACAAGGTAGAGCGCAGCACTAATACCATTCCGGTTCAGCTCGCTGAAGCCTGA